A region of the Pseudomonas anguilliseptica genome:
ACAGCCAAGATGCCAGCCGCCAGTTCGTTTTTTTCCAGTACGCGACGGAAGTTGAGGATGGTGGTTTCGTCAGGGATACGCTCCAGGCTCAACCCGGCGAACTGCCGCAGAATGGTCGTTTCGTACAGCGCCTCTTCCATCGCAGGATCGCTGTAACCGAGCCAGTTTTGCATCAGATGAACACGCAGCATCGCCATCAACGGGTACGCCGGGCGACCGCCTTCACCCTTGGGGTAATGTGGATCGATCAGGGCAATCAAGCCCTTCCACGGCACCACCCGATCCATCTCGATCAGGAACAACTCTTTGCGGGTCTGCTTGCGCTTGCCGGCGTACTCGGCATCGGCGAAGGTCATCTGCTTCATCGGAAAACTCGGTGGGTGGCGTCCGGGCATTTTGCCAAAATCAGGAAGACTTATTCAGAGTTTCCTTAGAAGCAAGTGACAGAGGCAGACAGCCATTTCAGAACCTGTTTTGGATTTCGCGAGCTAAAGCGAGACAAGGCAGGTTCTCAGTGGGTGTGGGGATGTTCGCGGGTGCAGGACGGCTCGTAATCGCACACATGGTGGTTAAACGGTGAGGTGGTGTGCGAACCCGGCGCGCCCGTCACCTGAAAGCAGCGGCTGGCGATAAACAGCTGCACCAGCTCGGCGTCAAGCAAACCGCTCTGCGCCTCACTCTTGAGAATATCCAGCGCCCGCTCCAGCGGCATTGCCGGTTTGTAGGGGCGATCCGCCGCAGTCAAGGCATCGTAGATGTCGCAGATGGTCATGATCCGCGAAGCGCAGGGAATCGCATCGCCAATCAAGCCTTTGGGGTAACCACTACCATCGAGTTTTTCGTGGTGCGCCCCGGCAATATGCGGCACGCCCTGCAGATCCGGAGTCCAGGGAATCAGGCTGAGAAACTGCTGGGTGTGTACCACGTGCCGCTCGATTTCTTCGCGCTCGGCCGTGGTCAGGCTGCCCTTACGCACGGCCAGGGCGCTGAACTCACCCTCGCTGAGCAGGCTGACCAGACAATTGCCAGGCGCCTTGACCAGCTCGCCTTGCACTTCCTGCAGATGCTGAAAATCCCCTTCACTGAGCATGCTCGGCTCGTTGGCCTGGATGATGTTGTTGAGGTAACGCTCCAGCCGCTCGCACTCATAGGCCAGCTCGGCTTCCATTTGCAGGCGCCGCTCATCACTCAGACCGCCTTTATGACGGTAAGCATGCAGCATCTTGCGCAGGGTCTGGTTGCGCAGATTTTCCTGGGCCAGGGCAACGCGATAGCGCAGGTTTTCCAGCACAGGCTCGGCGAGCTTCTTGGCTTTTACCAGTACATGTTCGCGAACCCCAACCTTGCCGAAGTCATGCAGTAAGGCGGCGTAGCGCAGCTCGCGCAAACCATCGACGCTTAGCGCCTGCTCGCGCAAACGGGCTTCTGGGGCATGGGGTAACTGGTTGGCCAGGGTCAGACACAGCTCAGCAACCCGGAAAGAATGACCACTGGTGGTCGGATCACGCTGCTCGATGGCAAACACCGAGGCCTGCACGAAGCCGTCGAACAACCGGCTGATGTCATCCAGCAACTGGCGATTCTCGATTGCCACTGCCGCCTGGCTGGCCAATGCACGCAAAGACACGGCGGTTTCTTCATCGAAGGCAATCAGCTCAGGCTCAAGCTGCTCGCTGCCCTTGCGCTGACGGTTGATAAACTCCAGCACGCCGACCACTTCATGGCGATGGTTGCGCATGGGAATCGCCAGGATCGACATGGTGCGATAGCCCATCTGCAGGTCAAAGGAGCGGTTGAAGCGATACGGCGCATCCCCGGCAATCGCGTACACGTCCTCGATATTCAGCTCGGTGCTGGTCAGCGCGACGTAGCCGGCAATCGAGGCCTTGCTCAGCGGCATGCGCTGGTCC
Encoded here:
- a CDS encoding HD domain-containing phosphohydrolase, with translation MGTSRLVLGHSNALGAHPLCNVLAQCPLTLQAIDVPDELPDDLALVLLDERLLALQPLTDWLDCGAILMGCMDQPGVLPLPPHASAEELSALLRFAGEQYSLRHQTEQLAAALAGKHDDLSKLVDVGLALSAERDLDRLLEKILIEGRRLSNSDAASLFLVSRRPDALAQLIFKLTQNGTLSQNSFQDQRMPLSKASIAGYVALTSTELNIEDVYAIAGDAPYRFNRSFDLQMGYRTMSILAIPMRNHRHEVVGVLEFINRQRKGSEQLEPELIAFDEETAVSLRALASQAAVAIENRQLLDDISRLFDGFVQASVFAIEQRDPTTSGHSFRVAELCLTLANQLPHAPEARLREQALSVDGLRELRYAALLHDFGKVGVREHVLVKAKKLAEPVLENLRYRVALAQENLRNQTLRKMLHAYRHKGGLSDERRLQMEAELAYECERLERYLNNIIQANEPSMLSEGDFQHLQEVQGELVKAPGNCLVSLLSEGEFSALAVRKGSLTTAEREEIERHVVHTQQFLSLIPWTPDLQGVPHIAGAHHEKLDGSGYPKGLIGDAIPCASRIMTICDIYDALTAADRPYKPAMPLERALDILKSEAQSGLLDAELVQLFIASRCFQVTGAPGSHTTSPFNHHVCDYEPSCTREHPHTH